A stretch of Nitrospirota bacterium DNA encodes these proteins:
- a CDS encoding dihydrofolate reductase, whose translation MGKVKVAAFSVSMDGFAAGPDQSLENPLGVRGPELFGWFFPTKVFNDMHGNGGGTTGVDNQFGERSFQNMGAWILGRNMFGPI comes from the coding sequence ATGGGCAAAGTAAAAGTTGCCGCTTTTTCCGTATCCATGGACGGTTTTGCCGCGGGTCCGGACCAGAGCCTGGAGAATCCCTTGGGGGTCCGGGGTCCGGAGTTGTTCGGTTGGTTTTTCCCTACGAAGGTATTCAACGATATGCATGGGAATGGCGGCGGCACGACCGGTGTGGACAACCAATTTGGCGAAAGATCCTTCCAGAACATGGGAGCCTGGATATTGGGCCGGAACATGTTCGGTCCCATT